The following are from one region of the Rosistilla carotiformis genome:
- the glmS gene encoding glutamine--fructose-6-phosphate transaminase (isomerizing), which yields MCGIVGYIGKRDSLDFLMSGLRRLEYRGYDSAGVALHDAAEVHKCRSVGRIDDLAAALEKQPGVSGTLGIGHTRWATHGPATEPNAHPHVGGDNLVTLVHNGVIENFQILKEDLIAKGYHFQSDTDSEVIAHLIAEGLSKSSPSETDPHAHYLSAVQRAVAKLRGTYGLAIIFKDEPNLLIAARFGSPLVIGVGRGEHFVASDASPLAGHTDRIVYLADHQIAMLTADSMTVTHRDQGRVRLDVQPLEVGEDQVSLEGYDHYMLKEIFEQPEALKNAIRGRLDEENATAIFGGLNLTPQQLRSVNRIILTGCGTSWHSALVGEYLLEEFARIPVEVEYASELRYRNPPLESDTIVFGITQSGETADTLAALREMKRKGHRTLALCNVVGSSIAQNADGGVYLHAGPEIGVASTKAYTSQCIVLALLTLYFGRLRHLSFEAGKQMIEEIKRVPAAVQEALSCDQQVREVAAKYQSATNFLYLGRQYNFPTALEGALKLKEISYIHAEGYPAAEMKHGPIALVDEQTPSVFIIPRGTVYDKVMSNMEEVHARGGPIIAITSHDDNRITEIAEDVIRIPEVPEFLQPIVSVVPLQLLSYHIALARGCDVDKPRNLAKSVTVE from the coding sequence ATGTGTGGTATCGTCGGATACATCGGAAAACGGGATTCGCTCGATTTTTTGATGAGCGGCTTGCGTCGCTTGGAATACCGCGGCTACGACAGTGCGGGAGTCGCCCTGCATGACGCAGCGGAAGTTCATAAGTGCCGGAGCGTTGGCCGGATCGACGATCTTGCTGCGGCATTGGAAAAACAGCCTGGTGTTTCCGGCACGCTGGGCATCGGCCACACGCGGTGGGCCACGCACGGACCGGCGACCGAGCCGAATGCACACCCCCACGTGGGCGGCGACAATCTGGTCACGCTGGTTCACAACGGCGTGATCGAAAACTTCCAGATCCTGAAAGAGGATCTGATCGCCAAAGGCTATCACTTTCAATCCGACACCGACAGCGAAGTCATCGCCCATCTGATTGCCGAGGGACTGTCAAAATCAAGCCCCAGCGAGACCGACCCTCACGCTCATTATTTGTCGGCTGTGCAACGAGCGGTCGCCAAACTGCGCGGCACCTACGGCCTGGCGATCATCTTTAAAGACGAACCGAATCTGTTGATCGCTGCCCGATTTGGCAGCCCCTTGGTCATCGGCGTCGGCCGCGGCGAGCACTTTGTCGCCAGCGACGCATCCCCTTTGGCCGGTCACACCGACCGAATCGTCTACCTTGCCGATCACCAGATCGCCATGCTGACCGCCGATTCGATGACCGTCACCCATCGAGATCAAGGTCGTGTTCGCCTGGACGTGCAGCCATTGGAAGTTGGCGAAGACCAAGTCAGTCTCGAGGGCTACGATCACTACATGCTCAAAGAGATCTTCGAGCAACCCGAAGCACTCAAGAACGCGATCCGCGGCCGCTTGGACGAAGAAAACGCGACGGCGATCTTCGGCGGTTTGAATCTCACCCCGCAACAACTGCGTTCGGTCAACCGCATCATCCTGACCGGCTGCGGAACCAGCTGGCATTCGGCACTGGTGGGCGAATATCTGCTGGAGGAGTTCGCACGGATTCCTGTCGAAGTCGAATATGCCAGCGAACTTCGATACCGCAATCCTCCGTTGGAATCGGACACGATCGTGTTTGGGATTACGCAAAGCGGCGAAACGGCGGACACCTTGGCGGCGCTGCGTGAAATGAAACGCAAAGGTCACCGCACGTTGGCCCTTTGCAACGTCGTCGGCAGCAGTATCGCTCAAAACGCCGACGGTGGTGTCTACCTGCACGCGGGTCCTGAAATCGGCGTAGCCAGCACCAAAGCTTACACGTCCCAGTGCATCGTGTTGGCCCTGCTGACTCTCTACTTCGGACGCCTGCGACACCTGAGCTTCGAAGCCGGCAAGCAAATGATCGAAGAGATCAAACGCGTCCCCGCCGCGGTTCAAGAGGCGCTCAGCTGTGACCAACAGGTCCGCGAGGTTGCCGCCAAGTACCAATCGGCAACGAACTTCCTGTACTTGGGTCGACAGTACAACTTCCCTACCGCGCTCGAAGGGGCGTTGAAGTTGAAGGAAATCAGCTACATCCACGCCGAAGGTTATCCCGCGGCGGAAATGAAGCACGGACCAATTGCGTTGGTGGATGAACAGACGCCCAGCGTCTTCATCATCCCCCGCGGCACGGTGTACGACAAAGTGATGTCGAACATGGAAGAGGTGCACGCTCGTGGCGGCCCGATCATCGCGATCACCTCGCACGACGACAACCGGATCACCGAGATCGCTGAAGATGTGATCCGGATCCCCGAGGTTCCCGAATTCTTGCAACCGATCGTTAGCGTCGTGCCATTGCAACTGCTGTCGTATCACATCGCATTGGCACGCGGTTGCGATGTAGATAAACCGCGTAATTTAGCGAAGAGTGTTACGGTTGAGTAA
- a CDS encoding peptidase M42, translating into MRAQFSDAFDSPLDIEGFLSTLQMLIREPAVVGTEDSFFRTLRRELEEVGVQIQHYQGVLVAKGKDPDRLILSAHIDRHGLLCTGPNEFQYAAFIAGNQSEQTGESVSEQLMESIADRFCGQRVQAHLPYTGTYQGQASITRSYVCPERRNLIFELDGLDFLHPGTPISFLDRLRIEEGCLSAQLDNVLSVAIIIHLFRHGFQGTALFTAQEEAGRSWRYALAWFQRQQFWTDRLIVLDTSPYPSRATAEKQDVVLRRKDANGAFAEPLTNELVTLCESLGVRYSFKDLYVEMLNASRDKPLSLGRTELGRLVAATDGKINGATLQIPTTGYHTTNETTTLQSVTSTLKLLMALA; encoded by the coding sequence ATGCGAGCCCAATTCTCCGACGCGTTCGACAGTCCGCTGGACATCGAGGGCTTTTTGTCGACGCTGCAGATGCTGATCCGCGAGCCGGCGGTTGTCGGCACCGAGGATTCGTTTTTTCGGACGCTGCGTCGCGAACTGGAAGAAGTGGGGGTTCAGATACAGCATTACCAAGGCGTGTTAGTGGCTAAAGGGAAGGATCCCGATCGTCTAATCCTCTCGGCGCACATCGACCGACACGGATTGTTATGCACCGGACCTAACGAGTTCCAGTACGCGGCCTTTATCGCGGGCAACCAAAGCGAACAGACGGGAGAGTCGGTGTCGGAACAGCTGATGGAATCGATCGCCGATCGTTTTTGCGGCCAACGGGTACAAGCACACCTGCCTTACACTGGCACCTATCAGGGGCAAGCGAGCATCACGCGTTCATATGTTTGCCCCGAACGTCGGAATTTAATTTTTGAACTCGACGGTTTGGATTTTCTACATCCTGGCACTCCGATTTCGTTCTTGGATCGGTTGCGGATCGAAGAGGGTTGCCTATCGGCTCAGCTAGACAACGTGCTGAGCGTGGCGATCATCATTCATCTATTCCGTCACGGTTTCCAGGGGACGGCGTTGTTCACGGCGCAGGAGGAGGCGGGGCGCAGTTGGCGGTACGCGTTGGCTTGGTTTCAGCGGCAACAATTCTGGACGGATCGCTTGATTGTGCTGGATACCAGTCCTTACCCCTCACGAGCGACCGCTGAAAAGCAAGACGTTGTGCTGCGAAGGAAGGACGCCAACGGAGCGTTTGCAGAACCGTTAACCAATGAATTGGTGACGCTGTGCGAATCGCTGGGGGTTCGCTACAGCTTCAAAGATTTGTACGTGGAAATGTTGAACGCCAGTCGCGACAAGCCGTTGTCCTTGGGACGGACCGAATTGGGGCGTTTGGTCGCCGCGACCGACGGCAAGATCAACGGTGCGACGTTGCAGATTCCCACCACCGGATATCACACCACCAACGAAACCACGACGTTGCAGTCGGTGACATCGACGTTGAAATTGTTGATGGCCTTGGCGTAA
- a CDS encoding NAD-dependent epimerase: MKYLITGAAGFIGFHLSQYLLARDHSVVGIDNLNDYYSVDLKNSRLSQLKSHPNFEFQQISLEDSGPMTELFQSHQFDRVVNLAAQAGVRYSIENPAAYIQSNINGFLNILEGCRHTQVPHLTYASSSSVYGANTKMPFSVHHNVDHPVSLYAATKKSNELMAHTYSHLYGLPTTGLRFFTVYGPWGRPDMALFLFTKAILEGRPINVFNHGRMQRDFTYIDDIVEGVARTADQIAAPNPDWSSDKPDPGTSKAPYRIYNIGNNNPVELNQFIGAIETALGRTAEKNFMDMQPGDVPATYADVQALVDAVGFQPKTSIETGISRFVDWYREYYQVG, translated from the coding sequence ATGAAGTATTTGATCACCGGAGCCGCAGGCTTTATCGGTTTCCATCTCTCCCAATACCTGCTGGCCCGCGATCACAGCGTCGTCGGCATCGATAACCTGAACGACTACTACTCGGTCGATCTCAAAAACAGCCGACTGTCGCAACTCAAAAGCCATCCCAATTTCGAATTCCAGCAGATCAGCCTGGAAGATTCCGGTCCGATGACGGAACTGTTCCAGTCGCATCAATTTGATCGCGTCGTGAACCTCGCCGCGCAAGCTGGCGTTCGCTATTCGATCGAAAATCCTGCGGCTTATATCCAAAGCAACATCAACGGATTTCTAAACATCCTCGAAGGTTGCCGGCACACACAAGTTCCACACCTGACGTATGCCAGCAGCAGCAGCGTCTACGGCGCCAACACCAAGATGCCGTTTTCGGTTCATCACAATGTCGACCATCCGGTCAGCTTGTATGCTGCGACTAAAAAGTCGAATGAACTGATGGCTCACACCTACAGCCATCTCTACGGTCTACCGACCACGGGGCTACGGTTCTTCACCGTCTACGGCCCTTGGGGACGCCCCGACATGGCGCTCTTCCTGTTCACTAAAGCGATCCTCGAAGGCCGCCCGATCAACGTCTTCAACCACGGTCGGATGCAGCGCGACTTCACCTACATCGATGACATCGTCGAAGGCGTCGCCCGAACAGCCGACCAGATCGCGGCTCCCAATCCCGATTGGTCCAGCGACAAACCGGATCCGGGAACCAGCAAAGCCCCCTACCGGATCTACAACATCGGCAACAACAACCCGGTGGAATTGAACCAGTTCATCGGCGCGATCGAAACGGCATTGGGCCGGACCGCGGAAAAGAACTTCATGGACATGCAACCAGGCGACGTCCCGGCGACCTATGCCGACGTGCAAGCCCTCGTCGACGCCGTCGGCTTCCAACCGAAGACGTCGATCGAAACCGGCATCAGCCGCTTCGTCGATTGGTATCGCGAATACTACCAGGTCGGCTAA
- a CDS encoding type I polyketide synthase, translating to MLPTDIFVATVPRLASIDLAIAACRAGAIGTLDFAWNHTSISASIDRLARFTNNPFAARIDQNTKSRHVERLAQHAAQLDAVILAGEITTQRVATLRSLLGNDVRLLAEITHSETLQEAIGLPLDGVILKGNEAGGWVASETTFLLLQRWARLDDATRQRLPAYAQGGIGPHTAAACEAAGARGVVIDSQVLLAQASPLSTAAATWVRSYDGSQTHLLGEALGRCFRFAAPPSAGLVQQLRELELNLLAKQESAPDQSFAQAWTDGVEQAVAANDDPRVLIAGQDLAFAAGLAQRCVDVRGTVTAIIDQSRENIQAAAEVNPLDADGPLAASHGIGLPIVQGPMTRVSDTAEFAEAVASEGGLPLIALALMRGPEASKILAATRAKLGDRGWGAGLLGFLPPEIRNEQIAAIREHRPPVALIAGGRPDQAKELEALDIPTYLHAPSPGLLEMFLRDDARRFVFEGRECGGHVGPRSSFVLWESLLVVLEAFAKKNPREVAKLHLLFAGGIHDGLSAAMATSVAGRLSQLGAKVGVLMGSAYLFTKEAVEAGAIVPRFQEEAIRSHDTVLLETGPGHAIRCIRTPYRDLFDRERRRLAGEGKTADEITRELEWMNIGRLRVASKGIERSTPSDGGKSKLENVSSDKQYERGMYMVGQVAALRDSVTTIGQLHADVSQTGTQRLQQASANLNVAPKPSFTDSVDAPPPCDIAIVGMSAMYPGGNELAQYWENILNKHYAVTEVPRDSHWDWTLFYDPDPRAPDKIVSKWGGFLTDQVFNPFEYGITPRSIASIEPLQLLLLESMKRTLADGGYDRRPFNRETACAVLGIGGGGSPMGVMYGIRSSLPIIETAPELPIGGQAIYDAVKNHLPEWTEDSFPGILMNVAVGRVANRFNLGGSNYALDAACASSLAAVHACIRELQLGTTDVAFAMGADTVQTPYAFMAFSKTHALSPQGRCRPFDAEADGIVLSEGLGIVMLKRLADAERDGDKIYAVIRGIGSSSDGKDKGLTAPNATGQIRALRRAYEQARVEPSSIGLVEAHGTGTVVGDRTEATSVATVLDESGARRQSVAIGSVKSMIGHSKCAAGVAGLIKAAMALHTKTLPPTLVETPSPAIDFPNTGLYLNTETRPWINGEDHPRRAGVSAFGFGGTNVHLVLEEYTEDFANPPEVARAHWPAELLVWRAANPAALRTELTRIHAWLAAGVMPELPELAASLADAFEKTTASGCVAAIVAKDLGQLTDHLAIAIEKCEATPLAISDPRGIYLAEIEPETAGKVALLFPGQGAQYPDMLAELLLAFPAAHAAVDHAAAVYDEHFASRFAQLIYPPSPFTDADRDANRKALADTAVAQPALAATSWAALQVIDALGIRADVVGGHSFGELVAVAAAEALTYDDLLSLAAARGDAMRSAAQPQPDGGFAGAMAAVSADAATIQKELSAAGLAEAITIANDNSPQQIVISGPIAAVDSAIEKLTAAGMRVVKLDVSCAFHSPQVAAAGIAFAEKLESLAWKAPQRTVYSNTTAAKHPAAPAEMLATLKSHLASPVRFRQQVAAMYADGVRTFIEVGPGSALTGLVGQTLQGHPHTAVSIDRRGRDSLTQLVHTLGRLITAGVDGIRPSALFAARAPQRIDLRKLNSQIGHPDYPKNAWMVNGMRNRPINEPEKHYLGQRHPDADKPRPAATGNGQPAKQEPAAKPSAAAATAKPIAAAAELQKPQQVPPQKPRQTKPLPPAASAAPQRPQKPTAPTPVVPSDQNTMQRTSSATNRLPQETNGSAQAPAAAYHDEATAVMLGYQQLMRQFLQTQRDVMVTYLQGEAPEADNGMLPQAAQPQIAQRPQPTYAAISHNGENGHAAKPAPAVPAAAPVAAAPPTAAAPAPAPAPTAAPEPTPAAPTPAAATPAVAQPAAAAPTDNGQAAPASIQQAEEALLELVADRTGYPVDMLDMEADLEGDLGIDSIKRVEILGNLAEVLQLAGDGEDLQDTLELEKLTTLRTLQGIVDYLEEAIFSDDAKKKVKS from the coding sequence ATGCTCCCGACTGATATTTTTGTTGCCACCGTACCTCGTCTCGCATCGATCGATCTCGCTATTGCCGCCTGCCGCGCTGGCGCGATCGGGACGCTCGATTTCGCCTGGAACCACACATCGATCAGCGCGTCGATCGATCGTCTAGCGCGGTTTACGAACAATCCGTTCGCCGCGCGCATCGATCAAAACACCAAATCACGGCATGTCGAACGTTTAGCCCAACATGCGGCTCAGCTCGATGCGGTGATCCTGGCCGGCGAGATCACAACCCAACGAGTCGCGACACTGCGCAGTCTGCTCGGCAACGACGTTCGATTGCTGGCAGAGATCACGCACAGCGAGACGCTTCAAGAAGCGATCGGCCTGCCGCTGGATGGCGTGATCCTCAAGGGGAACGAAGCGGGAGGCTGGGTCGCCAGCGAAACCACCTTCTTGCTGCTGCAGCGTTGGGCCCGATTGGACGACGCGACTCGCCAGCGTCTGCCCGCCTACGCCCAAGGTGGAATCGGCCCACACACCGCCGCAGCTTGCGAAGCAGCCGGCGCTCGCGGCGTCGTCATCGATTCTCAGGTTCTCTTGGCCCAGGCATCGCCACTCTCCACCGCAGCCGCCACCTGGGTCCGATCCTACGACGGCAGCCAAACTCATTTGTTGGGCGAAGCGTTGGGGCGATGCTTCCGATTTGCCGCGCCGCCAAGCGCGGGACTCGTACAACAACTGCGCGAACTCGAACTGAACCTGTTGGCCAAACAGGAATCCGCCCCCGACCAATCGTTTGCACAAGCCTGGACCGACGGCGTCGAACAAGCAGTCGCCGCAAACGATGACCCGCGCGTCTTGATCGCCGGCCAAGACCTCGCCTTTGCCGCGGGGCTGGCCCAGCGCTGCGTCGACGTTCGCGGCACCGTCACCGCCATCATCGATCAATCGCGTGAGAACATCCAAGCGGCAGCCGAAGTGAATCCGTTGGACGCCGACGGACCGCTCGCCGCCAGCCACGGCATCGGGTTGCCAATCGTTCAGGGACCGATGACGCGAGTCAGCGATACGGCGGAGTTTGCCGAAGCGGTCGCCAGCGAAGGAGGCCTGCCGTTGATCGCGCTGGCTCTGATGCGCGGCCCCGAAGCCTCCAAAATCCTGGCAGCCACGCGAGCCAAGCTGGGCGATCGCGGATGGGGCGCCGGCCTGCTGGGCTTCCTGCCGCCAGAGATCCGCAACGAACAGATCGCTGCGATTCGAGAGCACCGGCCACCGGTTGCCCTGATCGCAGGCGGGCGTCCCGACCAAGCCAAAGAACTCGAAGCGCTCGACATCCCAACCTACCTGCACGCTCCCTCGCCGGGGCTGCTGGAAATGTTCCTCCGCGACGATGCACGGCGGTTCGTCTTCGAAGGCCGCGAGTGCGGCGGACACGTCGGACCGCGCAGCAGCTTCGTGCTGTGGGAAAGCTTGCTGGTCGTGCTCGAAGCATTTGCCAAGAAGAACCCCAGAGAAGTCGCCAAGCTGCATCTGCTGTTCGCCGGCGGCATCCACGACGGCCTCTCCGCCGCGATGGCAACATCGGTCGCCGGACGCCTGTCGCAACTGGGCGCCAAAGTTGGCGTGCTGATGGGCTCGGCCTATCTGTTCACCAAAGAAGCTGTCGAAGCCGGCGCGATCGTGCCACGCTTTCAAGAGGAAGCGATCCGCAGCCACGACACCGTCCTTCTGGAAACCGGTCCCGGCCACGCGATCCGCTGCATCCGAACCCCTTACCGCGACCTGTTCGATCGCGAGCGGCGACGTCTGGCTGGCGAAGGCAAAACAGCCGACGAGATCACACGCGAACTGGAATGGATGAATATCGGGCGGCTGCGCGTCGCCAGCAAGGGAATCGAGCGATCGACGCCCAGCGATGGTGGCAAAAGCAAACTGGAAAACGTCTCCAGCGACAAGCAATACGAACGCGGAATGTACATGGTCGGCCAAGTCGCCGCGCTCCGCGACAGCGTGACGACGATCGGCCAACTGCACGCCGATGTCAGCCAGACCGGAACGCAGCGACTGCAACAAGCCTCGGCGAATTTGAACGTCGCTCCCAAACCCAGCTTCACCGATTCGGTCGACGCTCCGCCCCCCTGCGATATCGCGATCGTTGGGATGAGTGCGATGTATCCCGGCGGCAACGAACTGGCGCAGTACTGGGAGAACATCCTTAACAAGCACTACGCCGTCACCGAGGTCCCTCGCGACTCGCACTGGGACTGGACGTTGTTCTACGATCCCGACCCGCGAGCTCCCGATAAGATCGTCAGCAAATGGGGCGGCTTCCTGACCGACCAAGTCTTCAATCCGTTCGAATACGGGATCACGCCGCGGAGTATCGCGTCGATCGAACCGCTGCAATTGTTGCTGCTGGAATCGATGAAGCGAACGCTGGCCGATGGCGGTTACGATCGCCGACCGTTCAACCGCGAAACAGCATGTGCGGTGCTGGGCATCGGCGGCGGTGGCAGCCCGATGGGCGTGATGTATGGCATCCGCAGCTCGTTGCCGATCATCGAAACCGCTCCCGAACTGCCGATCGGCGGCCAAGCGATCTACGACGCGGTGAAAAACCATCTGCCCGAATGGACCGAAGATTCGTTCCCCGGGATTTTGATGAACGTCGCCGTCGGCCGCGTCGCCAACCGATTTAACCTCGGCGGATCGAACTACGCCCTGGACGCCGCCTGCGCCTCGTCGCTGGCCGCCGTCCACGCCTGCATCCGCGAATTGCAACTGGGAACCACCGACGTCGCGTTTGCGATGGGTGCCGACACCGTGCAAACGCCTTACGCCTTTATGGCCTTCAGCAAAACGCACGCCCTCTCGCCGCAGGGACGCTGCCGGCCGTTCGACGCCGAAGCCGACGGGATCGTGCTCAGCGAAGGCCTTGGCATCGTGATGCTGAAGCGTTTGGCGGATGCCGAGCGCGACGGCGACAAGATCTACGCAGTCATCCGCGGCATCGGCAGCAGTAGCGATGGCAAGGACAAAGGGCTGACCGCCCCCAACGCCACCGGACAGATCCGCGCCCTGCGACGCGCCTACGAACAAGCCCGCGTCGAACCATCATCGATCGGTTTGGTCGAAGCCCACGGAACCGGTACCGTCGTCGGCGATCGGACCGAAGCGACCTCCGTGGCGACCGTCTTGGACGAATCGGGAGCCCGCCGTCAGTCAGTTGCGATCGGCAGCGTCAAATCGATGATCGGTCACAGCAAGTGTGCCGCCGGCGTCGCGGGGCTGATCAAAGCCGCGATGGCCTTGCACACCAAGACCCTGCCGCCGACGCTCGTCGAAACGCCCAGCCCGGCGATCGACTTCCCCAACACCGGGCTGTACCTGAACACCGAGACGCGTCCCTGGATCAACGGCGAAGATCACCCACGTCGCGCCGGAGTCAGCGCGTTCGGATTTGGCGGAACCAACGTCCACTTGGTCTTGGAAGAATACACCGAAGACTTCGCTAATCCGCCCGAGGTCGCTCGCGCACACTGGCCCGCCGAACTGCTGGTCTGGCGCGCAGCCAATCCCGCCGCGTTGCGAACCGAACTGACGCGGATCCATGCCTGGCTGGCCGCCGGCGTGATGCCGGAACTGCCCGAATTGGCAGCTTCGCTGGCCGACGCCTTTGAAAAGACAACCGCCTCGGGATGTGTGGCGGCAATCGTTGCCAAGGACCTGGGCCAGCTGACCGATCATCTGGCGATCGCGATCGAAAAATGTGAAGCGACGCCGTTGGCGATCTCCGATCCACGCGGCATCTACCTCGCCGAGATCGAACCCGAGACCGCGGGCAAAGTCGCGTTGCTGTTCCCTGGACAAGGGGCACAATATCCCGACATGCTCGCCGAACTGCTGCTCGCCTTCCCCGCAGCACACGCCGCGGTCGATCATGCCGCCGCGGTCTACGACGAACATTTTGCCAGTCGATTTGCTCAACTGATCTATCCACCATCGCCGTTCACCGACGCCGATCGCGATGCCAACCGCAAGGCCTTGGCCGACACCGCGGTCGCTCAACCTGCACTCGCCGCCACATCGTGGGCCGCGCTGCAAGTGATCGATGCGTTGGGGATTCGCGCCGATGTCGTCGGCGGTCACAGCTTTGGCGAACTAGTCGCCGTGGCAGCCGCCGAAGCGTTGACGTACGACGATCTATTGAGTCTTGCCGCGGCGCGTGGCGACGCGATGCGATCGGCCGCTCAACCGCAGCCCGATGGCGGTTTTGCCGGAGCGATGGCGGCGGTTTCCGCCGACGCAGCCACGATTCAAAAGGAGCTATCCGCCGCCGGATTAGCCGAAGCGATCACGATCGCCAACGACAACTCGCCGCAGCAGATCGTGATCTCCGGTCCGATCGCAGCGGTCGACAGCGCGATCGAAAAACTGACGGCCGCCGGAATGCGAGTCGTCAAACTGGACGTCTCGTGTGCCTTCCATTCACCGCAAGTCGCCGCCGCTGGAATCGCATTTGCCGAGAAGCTCGAGTCGCTCGCATGGAAAGCTCCACAGCGAACGGTCTACAGCAACACAACCGCCGCCAAACATCCGGCCGCTCCGGCAGAGATGCTGGCCACGCTCAAGTCGCACCTCGCATCGCCGGTTCGCTTCCGCCAACAGGTTGCCGCGATGTACGCCGACGGCGTGCGAACGTTTATCGAAGTCGGCCCCGGCAGCGCGTTGACCGGTCTGGTCGGGCAAACGCTGCAAGGCCACCCGCACACCGCCGTCTCGATCGATCGACGCGGTCGCGATTCGCTGACTCAACTGGTTCACACCTTGGGCCGCTTGATCACCGCGGGTGTCGACGGGATCCGGCCTTCGGCCCTGTTCGCCGCACGCGCTCCGCAACGCATCGACCTGCGAAAATTGAATTCACAGATCGGCCATCCCGACTATCCTAAGAACGCATGGATGGTCAACGGAATGCGGAACCGCCCGATCAACGAACCGGAAAAACATTATCTGGGGCAGCGTCATCCCGACGCCGACAAACCTCGGCCGGCCGCCACTGGAAACGGCCAACCTGCGAAACAGGAACCCGCCGCCAAACCATCGGCGGCTGCGGCAACGGCAAAACCGATTGCCGCCGCAGCGGAGCTGCAAAAACCACAACAAGTCCCACCACAAAAACCTCGTCAAACGAAGCCGCTGCCGCCAGCAGCATCCGCCGCGCCACAGCGGCCGCAAAAACCGACAGCTCCAACTCCCGTTGTTCCATCTGATCAAAACACCATGCAACGAACATCCTCCGCTACGAATCGTCTTCCACAAGAAACCAACGGATCGGCTCAAGCACCTGCTGCCGCTTATCATGACGAAGCGACAGCCGTGATGCTTGGCTACCAACAACTGATGCGTCAGTTCTTGCAAACGCAACGCGATGTGATGGTCACCTACCTGCAAGGGGAAGCTCCCGAAGCCGACAACGGCATGCTCCCACAAGCGGCTCAACCGCAGATCGCTCAGCGACCGCAGCCAACCTACGCGGCGATCAGCCACAACGGCGAAAACGGCCACGCAGCGAAGCCAGCACCCGCGGTTCCTGCTGCCGCACCAGTCGCCGCGGCACCGCCAACTGCCGCAGCTCCCGCTCCCGCACCGGCGCCAACCGCTGCACCGGAACCGACTCCCGCCGCGCCAACGCCTGCTGCCGCAACGCCCGCGGTTGCCCAGCCCGCCGCCGCCGCGCCGACCGACAACGGTCAAGCGGCTCCCGCGTCGATTCAACAAGCCGAAGAAGCGCTGCTGGAACTGGTCGCCGACCGCACCGGATATCCGGTCGACATGCTCGACATGGAAGCGGACCTCGAAGGCGATCTCGGAATCGATTCGATCAAACGAGTCGAAATCCTGGGGAACCTCGCCGAAGTCCTGCAGCTCGCTGGCGATGGCGAAGACCTGCAAGATACGCTGGAACTTGAGAAATTGACGACGCTTCGCACGCTGCAAGGAATCGTCGACTATCTCGAAGAAGCGATCTTCAGCGACGACGCAAAAAAAAAAGTGAAGTCGTAG